The Nicotiana tomentosiformis chromosome 9, ASM39032v3, whole genome shotgun sequence genome contains the following window.
GAAAAGTACACTATATTTCAACCCTATCATCTTTTTATTCCATGAAAGGGTTTTTGATGCTCCTACACCAGGCACCAGGTTCTTTTGCGTGCAAATACTGAGCTTCGTACCAAAATACAGCAAAAAAGGTCCATAATCCTCAAATCATCATATGACCATTTTGTTCATTTGCAACTATAGTCAACTTCCCTACCTTCTATTTTCTAAAACAAGTTGATATTTGGTAATCCTGACCATCCTCTTCGAATATTTGCATGTCACCTCACACTTTGCAAACTGGGGGACAGTTTCCTTTCTCCAACCACGCTGAGTATACAAACacattaaaaggaaaaaaaaaacttttgtttAACCTATGGGTACTAGTCCAGCCTCAATCATCAATTGTTTAGTTAGCAATTTTAGAGGGAAAAGCCTCGCAACGACTAAACTACAGGCAAAAAGAGAAGTCAATAACTTATCATTGTAATATATTCTCTCAGTCCACCTTTCTTTCAAGCTACTAGAAGTCCCAGTTTCCGGCTAAAATCAAAACTCATCCCTCTCGTTCTCTCATCAGATCATCTCTCTTTGCATCACTGTCGAATTAATCAGAATTTGTTCTCTTGACTGCATTCAAGTAACTAGGTTTTTGTACTATATAGAcaaggggagagagagagagagggagaaggagagggagagagagacaTGGTTAAATGGTAACCAAAACAAGTAACATGGAAAAAGAATTTCTAGAGCAACGTCCAAAAAGAAACTTAAGAATTGGGTTTGGCAGTTAGTATCTTAGCAATCTGACCCACTTATCTCCATCCACCCCACATCGCATGGACACAGTCCATAAACTGTCCTATTTCCAGATTTAAGTTCAAAATAAAACTTGGATAACAACAATTCATCCCTGAACCCAAGGCTTTGGACTAGTGGTAAGAGCGCAACACATGATGTGTTGGTTAGGCGCACATCACGGGGACGAACTCTGCATATGCAAAGGCCTGATATTTGAATGAAGATGGATAGAGGGCAGGCCGATTAACAACTGAATTACGAATCATGTGCCACCTGCCCTCAGGGATTTCTTTGTCATTACAAAAATAAAGTAACACTAATCCATTCCAAGAGGGCATATATAGAGATCGCATCCTAATTCTTTGAGGAGATTGAACATCACGTAGAAATGCAAACCTCCCACTTAATTTTCGAGACAGCAATTACCTGGCTTTCTATTTCTACTCAATAAACAGAGTGGCAAATCCATCGAAGGAAGAAAAAGATGAGATCTTATGGATCGTGGGGAGATGTGGAAAAGATAAAAGTGGATCCTTACTAGTGTGATCATGGTTAGATTGGAGCCCTTTTTTTCACTTTGCCTAGTCTTCTTTAAATTAACCTTCatcattttcttcaaaattagcCTAGAACATATCACACAAACAATCACATTTGGACTTCTTTTCTCAGATCTGTAATATTTTCAATAACTACACCGAATCTTCTAAATTGACCCATTAAGAAAAACATGACGTAAAAGTTTAGGTAAAATCATGTGTCAAGCACTACGGACTAGAGTTGAAGGTTGGCCGCAATCTTAAATCAAAAGCTGAATATCAAGGTCATATTTGTCTCTTACTTCTTCAGTCTCTTTTGTCTTCCACATTTCTCCTATACTAAATAAAAGTATGCCATCCTAGCTCATTATAAGTATTAGATGCTGGAGTTGGGGAACTGACCCTTTCCAAGATCATCAGGATCAGCATGAACAACCACAGCTCTTCCAATGATGGATTGTGGACCAGCAAGAGGAATCTGCAAAAGTTCGGGTTGCTTATCAATTCAGAAACAAGAGTAGAACAAGATTAAAGCttagaattcaacaaagaaatttACCTGCTTGTCGGTAATAGTAAAAGAGGCAGTACCTGAAATTTTTTGCAACGATTGCATCATTAGCAATGCTAACTAATTTGAAACAggattttttgtgtgtgtgtgtgtgtggtggtggttggggggggggggggtttcagGCAATGACATCTTTGAAATCAATTTTGGCTTCATCGTGCAAAATACTTAAGTTTTTCTAGATATAGAATAACGGGTAAACCTTTACTGCAGTGGAATGAGCTTACAAAGCAGGGGGTTACCACTATACACCATGTCAAACCAAAACCCACTAGGCAATAGAAGATAATTAGTCTCCGAATTGCAGAttttttatttgaaataaaataaggATAACTTAATGAGGTTCAGTTTCAATTATTAAACAAGGAATGCTCACCATCTTCTCCAACTGTGATGTTACCAAGATCACCAGCATGACGCACCTCATCTTCAGGAGCACCATGCTCCTTACCAGCAGGATTATAATGTGGTCCTGCAGGTTTACAGGGAAGAAATCCAAAATGAAAAATTGTCTAAAATTCATTTCTATGTCCCCTTCTTCAGTAGATAAAATTACCCGTTGACATGCAGCCATTTGTGGTATCACCAAGGGCATGGACATGGAAGCCATGAAGTCCGGGTTTTAGGCCAGAGACATTTCCAGTAACTGTGGTTGGTGCTGTATATATTTCATCAATTAGAGATCACCCATGATAAGTGCAGTAATAAACCATTTTACCATACATAAAAGTTAAACTTACCGTCTCCATCTTGAGTGAAGAAGATGGTGCCGCTAACACCTTCACTGCTGCTAAGGACGGCAACGGCCTTCACCATTTTTGTATGTGATCTAGAAAATTATGATACAAGAGTCTGTTATCAAGATAACACGTATAAGAGCCAATACAAAGCACATCAATAGTTTAATATGCAACTTCCTTCATAAGATGACAGACAACACCCCATAAACAAGTTTGAACTTACAAATTGAAAATTGCGTTCAGACAATCAGTTAAACAAGACTTCAGTCACAAGCCAGATAATTTACATTTCATCTCGAAAGCAAGCTATCAGATAAAGTGACAACCAAAATGTGAGGTACTCCATTTCTTCATCTCAACCATATTAGCCTGAATATTTAAAAGAGGGAATTCAAGAACACTTCGACATGTTTGCTTACAATTCCAAACAAGCCAAAATTGTCTTTCCGGAAATAGCACCCAAGGAGTGACATAGCagtcaaaggcgcgcttaagccctgaagcgaggctcaaaacatgttgagcgcttcgcctcgcttagcAGGCGCTTCAGTGttgtcatcaaggctctaagaCATACTTTTTCTTGCCAATGAGCGTAATCTTGAAGAGAGACACTAagcaattgatatttcactttacaataaattttcttcaatttctttgtccatatatttggtatTCATGCTTATAAATATAATCTTGGACTACACATACATATTTGTTATTTTTCTCCATTtgcgccttttttcattaaagctCACACATTATTtgtgctttgcgcttaaagccccaacagaCGTTAGAGTTTTTTTGCGCTTTTTGCTTTTAATAACACTGGATGGTTCAAATCCCAACAAACACAAACAAATGCTAGGTAATTCTTTCCCAATCTGTCTAACTATTTGAGAGCAAAGTTACACAATACCTATACCGGAGGGAGATAGTCGGTACTCTATGTAATAGTCGAGGTGCACACAAACTGGAACGGGCACCACCACTATAAAAAACTACTATTTGTTGGAAATAAAACAAAGTAAAGAAAACACAAATTTTGTTTTATAGAACACTAAACAATGGATCATTTACCCCAAACATTCACAAAATACTCTGATTCGCTCCAAaacaaccaaaaagaaaaaaacaattcTCTCATAATTCAAATACTCGCGAAAAACAGAACaagaacaaaaggaaaaaaagaaaaaagaaattgttTTCTAATCCTAGAGCCATCAAATAAAGGCAGTAAACAATTTTTAACAGCAGGATACAATCGCGCGCAACACGCAGGTGATACGTTTTACATAGGGACAGAGCTAAAGCTGAGGCAAGAGGGTTTGTGCAGATAGGGCAAGAATTGAATTTTTTGGATATATATTAACTATTAAAATCCCcttgatataaggaaagactctATTGCAGTGGTAAAGAGGATTCAAAAATTGCTTTATTTCACAGGTTCAAGTCGTAGGTGTCACTCTTGTATTTTTTTCATATCAATTTCTGGTTCCCCCACTAGTTTTACATACAATCTTTTTTACAAGAAATGCCTGTGCGTCACTCCTAAACTCCAGCAGACAATCACACGCTCGAAAAGGCAAATACTCCTCTTGAATCAGAGTAACCAAACCTAATTAGATCGAACCACACATCAGAGACAGAATCTTCGCAAGGTGAAATCTTAATACACCTACGTTTATTCAACAATCATTAACCACAGAAAAATTAGCTCACACCGCAGACACGACACGGTTAAAAAGAGAAAGTTCTAGAACACTCTAGATCTGCTATATCCGAAGTTGAATCCAATATTTCATCATAAAGAGATACGAACAGTATCAGGATCAAATCCAAAGTTAGCCTAGTGATACCGATCAGCGTGAAAATCAAGCAAAAATGAATCGAATGAATAGACAAAAGTCAAACATCGAATACTCACATAAATaggaaaaattaaataaatatatattcagaaatttttgaagaagaaaaagagaaagagaaTGAATTTACCTCAGGGAACCCCTTGAATggctagagagagagagagagagaattccaATCTGCGTGCGATACTGAGAAGTTGGATATGATGGAAATGGCCAGATTGAAGTGAAATCAGTGTGTTTTTATTGGAGAAATGGACTGACCTCTCTGACCTGTTGTGTGGTAGGTGGGCAGTGTGTGTATTCATTTTGCCAACTAGCTCTACGTGCTCTGGTATAAGTCGAATTCACACGTTACGAATTATCTAGAATGTCAGTAGTCAAAATGAGACAGTAATAAAATTCTCCaatttctctcttcttcttctttttcttcctttttttctaCACTAGTTGTATTTTCCCCCACGATTGTgagattttcaaaaaaaattagTAAGTGAATATTA
Protein-coding sequences here:
- the LOC104115884 gene encoding superoxide dismutase [Cu-Zn]; the protein is MVKAVAVLSSSEGVSGTIFFTQDGDAPTTVTGNVSGLKPGLHGFHVHALGDTTNGCMSTGPHYNPAGKEHGAPEDEVRHAGDLGNITVGEDGTASFTITDKQIPLAGPQSIIGRAVVVHADPDDLGKGGHELSKATGNAGGRVACGIIGLQG